The proteins below are encoded in one region of Nitrosomonas ureae:
- a CDS encoding DNA-3-methyladenine glycosylase family protein translates to MSTSAYQCRLPLPENYRLSDILSFHGRDKWDVAETVHDNYFSKGIIWYDTPACLSIRFQPLYAEIELCIDKQLKTFCPDTFHSMAIRMLGLNQSVNIFEDEFREHAQLGSLIAKQSGLRVPVSATAFEALIWAITGQKISVSAALAIRRKLIQLIGLRHSGGLYCHPNAQHLSDLSISDLRQVGFSQSKAQTILTVSQQVICNELELSSTYAEPPIEHIRQQLLQIRGIGPWTVDYTLLRGYGWLDGSLHGDVAVRRGLQILLNNESINENQTRQWLENFSPWRALVAAHLWNME, encoded by the coding sequence ATGAGCACCTCTGCCTACCAATGTAGATTACCATTGCCGGAAAATTACCGGCTATCGGATATATTGTCATTTCATGGTCGAGACAAATGGGATGTAGCTGAAACCGTACATGATAACTATTTTTCCAAGGGCATCATATGGTACGACACGCCGGCTTGTTTGAGCATCCGCTTTCAGCCGCTATACGCCGAAATTGAATTGTGTATCGATAAACAGTTAAAAACTTTTTGCCCAGATACATTTCACAGTATGGCAATACGCATGTTGGGTTTAAATCAATCGGTTAATATATTCGAGGATGAATTTAGAGAACATGCTCAGCTGGGAAGTCTAATAGCAAAGCAATCCGGGTTGCGAGTTCCCGTTTCGGCAACGGCATTTGAAGCTTTGATTTGGGCTATCACCGGTCAGAAAATCAGTGTTTCCGCCGCTCTGGCAATCCGCAGGAAATTGATACAGTTAATTGGATTACGTCATTCTGGCGGGTTGTATTGCCATCCGAATGCCCAACATTTATCGGATTTAAGTATCAGTGATCTGCGTCAGGTTGGTTTTTCTCAAAGCAAAGCACAAACCATACTCACTGTTAGTCAGCAAGTGATATGCAACGAATTAGAACTAAGTTCGACATATGCAGAACCACCCATTGAGCACATTCGTCAGCAATTACTGCAAATACGTGGTATCGGTCCTTGGACTGTCGACTATACACTATTACGCGGTTACGGCTGGCTCGACGGCTCGTTACACGGCGATGTCGCAGTACGACGGGGCTTGCAAATATTATTGAATAATGAATCGATAAACGAAAACCAAACCCGGCAATGGCTGGAAAACTTCTCACCGTGGCGGGCTTTAGTAGCCGCACATTTATGGAATATGGAATAA
- a CDS encoding methylated-DNA--[protein]-cysteine S-methyltransferase: MTQSDNRTGDPNSQICFALKECSLGSILVAANKIGVCTIALGNDAYTLTHDLQDHFPHAELVNDNNEFGQRVAKVVDFIEAPVIGLALPLDIRGTAFQQKVWQTLQKIPIGKQMSYTEIAQCIGTPKAMRAVANACAANILAVAIPCHRVVRSDESLSGYRWGVERKAELLRRESSS, encoded by the coding sequence ATGACACAATCCGATAATCGTACGGGCGATCCCAATAGTCAGATTTGTTTTGCATTGAAAGAGTGTTCTCTCGGTTCTATTCTGGTCGCCGCCAATAAGATCGGTGTTTGTACAATTGCATTAGGAAACGATGCGTATACATTAACCCATGATTTGCAAGACCATTTTCCACATGCTGAGCTTGTCAATGACAACAACGAATTCGGGCAACGGGTTGCTAAAGTGGTTGATTTTATCGAAGCCCCAGTCATTGGATTAGCCTTACCATTGGATATACGCGGCACTGCATTTCAGCAAAAAGTCTGGCAGACCTTACAAAAAATTCCCATCGGAAAACAGATGAGTTATACGGAAATTGCACAATGCATTGGCACGCCAAAGGCAATGCGTGCAGTAGCTAACGCTTGCGCAGCCAATATCTTGGCAGTGGCTATTCCCTGCCATCGCGTGGTCAGATCGGACGAAAGTTTATCCGGGTACCGCTGGGGTGTAGAACGCAAAGCTGAATTATTACGGCGGGAAAGTTCGTCATGA
- a CDS encoding LysR family transcriptional regulator translates to MIEHSHLKIIQALHTNGTLTEAANALCLSQPALSHQIGYLEKKLNIPLWERDGRSLRLTQAGKLLLEVANQVLPVLSQAEKTLEAYSEGRQGILRIGVECYPCFEWLTGMIGQFMREMPEIDIDIVQKFQFTGLEGLLNHHIDVLITPDIVKKESIIYEILAEYQLVLLISADHPLAGIQYLTPEHLSKENLLTFPVPLERLDILTHFMAPAQLEPKKLKPIESLEIMLQMTALNRGVCVLPEWLADIKTQNLGLRKIRISKQGLYQKLLLAMREPDKIIPYIRKFIAVGQKIAQNSPL, encoded by the coding sequence ATGATCGAACACAGTCACCTCAAAATCATCCAAGCACTCCATACCAATGGCACGCTCACAGAAGCCGCCAATGCGCTATGTTTAAGTCAACCCGCCTTATCGCATCAGATTGGTTATCTGGAAAAAAAACTAAACATTCCATTATGGGAACGTGATGGTCGTAGCTTGCGTTTGACCCAAGCGGGTAAACTCCTTCTGGAGGTAGCCAATCAAGTGTTGCCAGTTCTATCGCAGGCAGAGAAAACTCTCGAAGCCTACAGTGAGGGTCGGCAAGGTATTTTACGTATCGGTGTGGAATGCTATCCCTGTTTTGAATGGCTCACGGGAATGATCGGCCAGTTCATGCGGGAAATGCCCGAGATTGATATCGATATTGTGCAAAAATTCCAATTTACCGGATTGGAAGGTTTGCTCAACCATCATATTGACGTCCTGATCACACCTGATATAGTCAAAAAAGAAAGCATCATTTATGAAATTTTGGCAGAGTATCAGCTGGTACTGCTGATATCTGCTGATCATCCATTAGCAGGTATACAGTATTTAACACCTGAGCACTTGAGCAAGGAAAACTTGTTAACCTTCCCAGTGCCTCTGGAAAGATTGGATATTCTGACGCATTTTATGGCGCCTGCACAACTTGAACCAAAGAAATTAAAACCGATTGAATCACTGGAGATCATGCTGCAAATGACCGCATTAAACCGCGGCGTCTGCGTACTGCCGGAATGGCTGGCTGATATTAAAACCCAAAATCTTGGCTTAAGAAAAATCCGTATTAGCAAACAAGGGTTGTATCAGAAATTGTTATTGGCAATGCGGGAACCGGATAAGATCATTCCTTATATCCGGAAATTTATTGCAGTCGGGCAAAAAATTGCACAAAATTCGCCTCTATAA
- the metE gene encoding 5-methyltetrahydropteroyltriglutamate--homocysteine S-methyltransferase, producing MVTTHNLGFPRIGRNRELKFALEKYWKGGISESALSDIAADLRVRHWQDQSILDWIPVGDFSLYDHVLDMSFMLGNIPERVSTFSTSGTIDNYFRVARGRSASDIAAHSCVNAGEMTKWFDTNYHYIVPEFNRNTKFSLDVSGLLEQIQHARKIHQQIKPVILGPVTYLWLGKSKDGSDKLDRLDDLLGVYAQLLDQLKHAGIQWVQIDEPILVMELAQEWKYAVRKTYYQLQAASVNLMLTTYFGQLQDNLQLACELPVQGLHLDAVTAYDEIDKVIDWLPGHKVLSLGVVNGRNIWKTDLTQTLNWLEPVYSRLQDRLWLAPSCSLLHVPVDLDSEHKLDTDIRSWLAFAAQKLNEIEILANALNHGRESVAEILRENSAAVTSRKQSKRVHHVDIKARTQEINESMGIRQSSYDQRSVLQRKQFRLPLFPTTTIGSFPQTLEIRQTRRDFREGKLPEAEYRQAMRKEIEFCVREQEALGLDVLVHGEPERNDMVEYFGEQLGGFAFTQFGWVQSYGSRCVKPPIIYGDVSHSHAMTTEWIEYAQSLTRKPMKGMLTGPVTMLNWSFVRDDQPRAQTCMQLALAIRDEVLALERAGIKIIQIDEAAMREGLPLRKSQWNDYLDWAIRAFRVTANGVKDATQIHTHMCYSEFNDIMEAIARMDADVITIETSRSDMELLDAFDQFRYPNEIGPGVYDIHSPNIPSVDSIIELMEKAAQRIPVERLWVNPDCGLKTRTWEEVKPALHNMIAASRHLARHLNAKQVS from the coding sequence ATGGTAACGACACACAATCTCGGGTTTCCACGCATTGGCAGAAACCGGGAATTAAAGTTTGCTCTGGAAAAATACTGGAAAGGTGGCATTTCTGAATCAGCCTTATCGGACATCGCGGCAGACTTAAGAGTCCGCCATTGGCAGGATCAATCCATACTTGATTGGATTCCAGTCGGTGATTTTTCATTATACGATCATGTACTGGATATGAGCTTTATGCTGGGTAATATTCCGGAGCGCGTCAGTACATTTTCTACTAGCGGCACAATCGATAACTATTTTCGTGTGGCAAGAGGTCGTTCGGCCAGCGATATTGCTGCTCATTCGTGCGTTAATGCAGGTGAGATGACCAAATGGTTTGATACCAATTACCACTATATCGTACCCGAGTTTAACCGGAATACAAAATTCTCATTAGATGTCAGTGGCCTACTTGAGCAAATTCAACACGCTCGGAAAATCCATCAACAAATTAAACCCGTCATACTAGGGCCGGTCACCTATTTATGGCTTGGAAAATCTAAGGATGGCAGCGACAAGCTTGACCGATTGGATGATTTACTTGGTGTTTATGCGCAATTGTTAGATCAACTAAAACATGCAGGTATTCAATGGGTGCAAATCGACGAGCCGATTTTGGTCATGGAATTGGCGCAGGAATGGAAATATGCGGTGCGCAAGACGTATTATCAATTACAGGCTGCTTCCGTAAATTTGATGTTGACGACGTACTTTGGACAGCTACAAGACAATCTTCAGCTTGCTTGTGAACTGCCGGTTCAGGGTTTGCATCTGGACGCTGTTACGGCTTATGATGAAATTGACAAGGTGATTGACTGGTTACCCGGGCATAAAGTACTTTCATTGGGCGTTGTCAACGGACGTAATATTTGGAAAACCGATTTAACTCAGACACTGAATTGGCTGGAACCAGTATATTCCCGCCTGCAAGATCGACTCTGGCTTGCGCCTTCCTGTTCACTATTGCATGTGCCTGTTGATCTGGATAGTGAGCATAAACTCGATACGGATATTCGGTCGTGGCTGGCATTCGCTGCGCAGAAATTAAATGAAATCGAAATATTGGCTAACGCTTTGAATCATGGCAGAGAAAGCGTTGCTGAGATACTGCGGGAAAATAGTGCGGCGGTTACTAGCCGTAAACAATCCAAACGTGTTCATCACGTGGACATAAAAGCGCGTACGCAGGAAATTAACGAATCGATGGGTATACGCCAATCGTCCTATGATCAGCGATCAGTTCTGCAACGCAAGCAATTCCGCTTGCCCCTGTTCCCTACCACAACCATTGGTTCTTTTCCGCAAACACTGGAAATCAGACAAACGCGCCGTGATTTCCGTGAAGGTAAGTTGCCGGAAGCGGAATATCGGCAAGCAATGCGCAAAGAAATTGAATTTTGCGTACGGGAGCAGGAGGCATTGGGATTGGATGTTTTAGTGCATGGTGAGCCGGAGCGTAACGATATGGTGGAGTATTTCGGTGAGCAACTCGGCGGATTTGCCTTTACTCAATTTGGCTGGGTACAATCCTATGGGTCACGGTGTGTCAAGCCGCCGATCATTTATGGCGATGTTTCGCATTCACACGCCATGACTACGGAATGGATCGAATATGCCCAATCACTTACCCGCAAGCCGATGAAGGGAATGCTTACGGGGCCTGTCACGATGTTGAATTGGTCCTTTGTTCGTGACGATCAACCGCGCGCGCAAACATGTATGCAGTTGGCGCTTGCGATACGCGATGAAGTTCTGGCTTTGGAACGAGCGGGCATCAAAATTATTCAAATTGATGAAGCTGCAATGAGAGAAGGTTTGCCGCTCAGAAAATCGCAATGGAATGATTATTTGGACTGGGCAATTCGGGCATTTCGTGTCACCGCAAATGGCGTAAAAGACGCAACGCAAATTCATACGCATATGTGCTATTCAGAATTCAATGACATTATGGAGGCGATAGCACGTATGGATGCTGATGTGATTACGATTGAGACGTCACGCTCGGATATGGAATTGCTGGATGCCTTTGATCAATTTCGATATCCGAATGAAATCGGTCCGGGCGTATACGATATCCATTCGCCCAATATACCGTCTGTTGATTCCATCATTGAATTAATGGAGAAGGCTGCGCAACGAATACCGGTTGAACGTTTGTGGGTGAATCCCGATTGCGGTCTAAAAACACGCACTTGGGAAGAAGTAAAGCCGGCATTGCATAATATGATCGCCGCCAGTCGGCATTTAGCCCGTCATTTAAACGCGAAGCAGGTCAGCTAA
- a CDS encoding CADD family putative folate metabolism protein: MTTNTILKQKITAIISEKHLLKHPFYIAWTEGKLTKEQLRHYAEQYFYNVLAEPTYLSAVHFNTPHIHSESNSGDISVRQEVLKNLIDEEHGEKNHPALWKNFAFALGANDKILASASALPTTEKLVSTFRDICLNRPFYAGLAALHAFESQVPDIAAVKIDGLAKFYGMKNPEDYEFFSVHQKADIYHSQAEWAIIERFADNPEKQAEVLAATQEACDALWGFLDGIHETYCANLMCEQKEAATLH, from the coding sequence ATGACGACCAATACCATACTCAAGCAAAAAATCACTGCCATTATCAGCGAAAAGCATCTGCTAAAACATCCGTTCTATATTGCCTGGACTGAAGGTAAACTGACCAAGGAGCAATTACGCCATTATGCTGAACAATATTTCTATAATGTACTGGCTGAGCCCACCTACCTAAGCGCTGTACATTTCAATACGCCACATATCCATTCGGAATCGAATAGTGGTGATATCAGCGTACGCCAGGAAGTATTGAAAAATCTCATTGATGAGGAACATGGCGAAAAAAATCATCCGGCATTATGGAAAAATTTCGCTTTTGCTTTGGGTGCAAATGACAAGATATTAGCGAGTGCCTCTGCCTTGCCGACTACCGAGAAGCTTGTTTCCACATTTCGCGATATTTGTTTAAATCGGCCTTTCTACGCGGGGCTTGCTGCGCTGCATGCGTTTGAATCGCAAGTGCCCGACATTGCTGCGGTAAAAATTGATGGCTTGGCTAAGTTTTATGGCATGAAGAATCCTGAAGATTATGAATTCTTCTCAGTACATCAGAAAGCCGATATTTATCATTCTCAAGCAGAATGGGCAATCATTGAGCGATTTGCCGATAACCCGGAAAAACAAGCGGAAGTTTTGGCTGCAACTCAAGAGGCTTGTGATGCACTATGGGGCTTTCTGGATGGAATTCATGAAACCTATTGCGCTAACCTGATGTGCGAGCAAAAAGAAGCGGCAACCTTACATTAG
- a CDS encoding pyridoxal phosphate-dependent aminotransferase, which yields MRPILKSRKLTNVCYDIRGPVLERARQMEEEGHHIIKLNIGNPATFGFDVPEEILQDVIRNLSDASGYCDSKGLFAARKAIMHYTQEKQIKNVQLDDIFIGNGVSELVVLAMQALLDNGDEVLIPMPDYPLWTAAVVLSGGIAKHYLCNEESGWLPNLDDIRAKITPKTRAIVLINPNNPTGALYPDELLLEIIEIARQHQLIIYADEIYDKILYEQATHTSIASLAEDVLFVTFNGLSKNYRAAGFRSGWAVVSGEKSHARDYIAGLNMLASMRLCANVPSQFGIQTALGGYQSIYDLTLPTGRLMRQRDVAWKLLTDIPGVTCFKPQSALYLFPRLDPEIYPIEDDQEFALQLLLEEKVLLVQGTGFNWMNPDHFRVVFLPNVDDLTEAVGRIAHFLQHYRKRHGTY from the coding sequence ATGCGCCCAATTTTAAAATCCAGAAAACTGACAAATGTTTGTTATGACATTCGTGGACCGGTGCTTGAGCGCGCCCGTCAAATGGAGGAGGAAGGCCATCACATTATCAAACTGAATATTGGTAACCCAGCGACATTTGGTTTTGATGTGCCGGAAGAAATTTTGCAGGACGTGATTCGTAATTTATCGGACGCTTCCGGTTATTGCGATTCTAAGGGCTTGTTTGCTGCGCGCAAGGCGATCATGCATTACACGCAGGAAAAGCAGATAAAGAATGTGCAACTGGATGATATCTTTATCGGTAATGGCGTATCCGAACTGGTTGTTCTGGCGATGCAGGCGCTGTTGGATAATGGCGATGAAGTGTTGATTCCGATGCCGGATTACCCATTGTGGACCGCTGCAGTTGTGCTTTCAGGAGGGATAGCCAAGCATTATCTGTGTAATGAAGAATCCGGATGGCTGCCCAATCTGGATGATATTCGTGCCAAAATCACACCCAAGACACGTGCGATTGTCCTTATCAATCCCAACAATCCCACCGGTGCACTGTATCCTGATGAATTGTTGCTTGAGATCATTGAAATTGCCCGGCAGCATCAATTGATTATTTATGCGGATGAAATCTACGACAAGATATTGTACGAGCAGGCAACGCATACCTCCATTGCGTCGCTGGCAGAAGATGTTTTGTTTGTGACGTTCAATGGATTATCCAAAAATTACCGTGCGGCTGGTTTCCGCTCCGGTTGGGCGGTGGTTTCGGGAGAAAAAAGCCATGCACGGGATTACATTGCGGGTTTGAATATGTTGGCATCCATGCGATTGTGTGCGAATGTGCCGTCGCAATTTGGGATTCAAACCGCATTGGGTGGGTATCAAAGTATTTATGATTTAACCCTGCCTACCGGTCGATTGATGCGCCAACGTGATGTGGCGTGGAAATTGTTGACCGATATTCCCGGTGTAACCTGCTTTAAACCGCAATCGGCATTGTATTTGTTTCCCCGCTTGGATCCCGAAATTTATCCGATTGAAGATGATCAGGAATTTGCCTTGCAACTTTTGCTTGAAGAAAAGGTTCTGCTTGTGCAGGGTACCGGTTTTAACTGGATGAACCCGGATCACTTTCGTGTTGTGTTTTTACCTAATGTGGACGATTTGACTGAGGCTGTGGGACGTATCGCACATTTTCTGCAACATTATCGCAAGCGTCACGGTACATACTGA
- a CDS encoding homoserine dehydrogenase, with translation MKPIHIGLLGVGTVGGGTYTVLKRNQEEIARRAGRKIIVKMIADKDMDKALSLADSDVTITTDAHEITKNSDIDIVVELIGGQTIARDLILEAIAHGKHVVTANKALLANHGTEIFAAARAKGVIVAFEAAVAGGIPIIKALREGLTANRITWIAGIINGTANFILSEMREKGLSFEQVLAQAQKLGYAEADPTYDIEGIDAAHKITLMSAIAFGIPVQFSKVYTEGITQLTGEDIRYAEELGYRIKLLGITKRVEKGIELRVHPTLIPMRRLIANVEGVMNAVVVRGDAVGATLYYGAGAGAEPTASSVIADLVDVTRMQNADPMHRVPILSFQPDLLSDTPIISMEEVETSYYLRMQVIDKPGVMAEITHIVADHNISISALIQKEASSDSDRVSIIMLTHLTVERNINAAIVQIESLSVVMSKVIRIRIEELNN, from the coding sequence ATGAAACCCATTCACATTGGTTTGTTAGGAGTTGGCACCGTTGGCGGTGGCACATACACGGTTCTCAAACGTAACCAGGAAGAGATCGCGCGTCGTGCGGGGCGGAAGATTATCGTCAAGATGATCGCCGATAAGGATATGGATAAAGCCCTGAGTTTGGCGGATTCCGACGTGACGATAACCACCGATGCGCATGAAATTACTAAGAATTCTGATATTGATATCGTAGTGGAACTGATCGGTGGTCAAACCATTGCCAGGGATTTGATCCTGGAAGCAATCGCTCATGGCAAGCATGTTGTTACAGCCAATAAAGCGCTGCTGGCAAATCACGGCACCGAAATTTTTGCTGCTGCGCGTGCCAAAGGCGTAATTGTTGCTTTTGAGGCTGCGGTGGCAGGTGGTATCCCGATCATTAAAGCCTTACGCGAAGGCTTGACAGCAAATCGCATTACCTGGATTGCCGGAATCATCAATGGCACCGCAAATTTTATTTTGTCGGAAATGCGTGAAAAGGGATTATCGTTTGAGCAAGTTCTGGCGCAAGCACAAAAACTTGGTTATGCCGAAGCCGATCCTACCTATGACATTGAAGGCATTGATGCTGCGCATAAAATTACTTTGATGTCAGCGATTGCATTTGGTATACCGGTACAATTCAGCAAAGTTTATACCGAAGGAATTACCCAATTAACCGGAGAAGATATCCGTTATGCGGAAGAGCTGGGTTATCGTATCAAGTTGCTGGGAATTACCAAACGTGTGGAAAAAGGCATTGAATTGCGTGTGCATCCTACGTTAATTCCCATGCGACGTTTGATTGCCAATGTCGAAGGCGTGATGAATGCGGTTGTGGTTAGGGGTGATGCGGTTGGGGCCACACTTTACTACGGTGCTGGGGCCGGTGCTGAACCCACTGCCAGCTCGGTGATTGCAGATCTGGTCGATGTGACGCGCATGCAAAACGCTGATCCGATGCATCGCGTTCCAATCTTATCCTTCCAGCCGGATTTATTATCCGATACACCGATTATTTCGATGGAAGAAGTCGAAACTTCGTATTATCTTCGCATGCAAGTGATCGATAAACCGGGCGTCATGGCTGAAATTACTCACATCGTGGCAGACCACAATATTTCTATCAGTGCCCTGATTCAGAAAGAAGCCAGTAGCGATTCTGACAGGGTCAGCATTATCATGCTGACCCACTTGACGGTCGAAAGGAATATCAATGCGGCGATTGTGCAGATCGAATCGTTATCCGTGGTGATGAGCAAGGTGATCCGCATCCGCATTGAAGAGCTAAACAATTAA
- the thrC gene encoding threonine synthase yields the protein MRYISTRGGMSQKSFSEILLSGLSPDGGLAMPEIYPKVTRAELDTWRSLSYPSLAFEILSRFADDIPADDLRNLINQTYTPEVFGSVDITPLRTLEPGLHILGLSNGPTLAFKDIAMQLLGNLFQYQLTKTGDELNILGATSGDTGSSAEYAMRGKHGIRVFMLSPLGKMSRFQTAQMFSLQDKNIFNIAIRGVFDDCQDIVKAVSNDHVFKLAHRIGTVNSINWARIVAQVVYYFKGYFAATGNNDEQVSFAVPSGNFGNICAGHVARMMGLPIKHLILATNENDVLDEFFRTGVYRPRTTAETRHTSSPSMDISKASNFERFIFDLTGRNAEQVTEFWSKVDKGNAFDLSTTPLFSRVKDYGFVSGSSSHAARIATIRDIYQRYHVLVDTHTADGLKVGQAHREAGVPLICLETALPAKFSESITEAIGCEPERPVGFENLEGLPQRYVVKDADVQAIKDYIDQQCEISA from the coding sequence ATGCGTTATATTTCTACTCGCGGCGGAATGTCGCAGAAATCTTTTTCTGAAATTCTTTTGAGCGGTTTATCGCCCGATGGTGGATTGGCGATGCCGGAAATCTATCCCAAAGTTACAAGGGCAGAACTGGATACTTGGCGAAGCTTGAGTTATCCGTCACTCGCATTCGAAATTTTGTCACGGTTTGCTGATGATATTCCGGCTGATGACCTGCGCAATTTGATCAACCAGACGTATACTCCCGAGGTTTTCGGCAGCGTGGATATTACGCCACTAAGGACCTTGGAGCCGGGTTTACATATTTTGGGATTATCCAATGGACCGACTCTGGCGTTCAAGGATATCGCGATGCAATTGCTCGGTAATTTGTTTCAATATCAATTGACCAAAACCGGAGATGAATTGAATATTCTCGGTGCGACATCGGGGGATACCGGTTCCAGTGCCGAATATGCTATGCGCGGCAAGCACGGCATTCGCGTTTTTATGCTATCCCCGTTGGGAAAAATGAGCCGCTTCCAAACCGCGCAAATGTTTTCGCTGCAGGATAAGAATATTTTCAACATCGCGATTCGCGGCGTGTTCGACGACTGCCAGGATATCGTCAAGGCCGTCAGCAACGATCATGTCTTCAAACTGGCGCACCGTATCGGCACGGTCAATTCAATTAACTGGGCCCGCATCGTGGCGCAAGTAGTGTATTATTTCAAAGGGTATTTTGCTGCCACCGGAAATAATGACGAACAGGTTTCTTTTGCAGTTCCATCCGGGAATTTCGGTAACATTTGTGCTGGCCATGTGGCGCGTATGATGGGGTTACCTATCAAGCATTTAATTCTGGCAACCAATGAGAACGACGTACTGGATGAATTTTTTCGAACCGGCGTGTATCGTCCGCGTACCACTGCGGAAACCCGGCATACCAGCAGCCCATCGATGGATATTTCCAAGGCCTCCAACTTCGAACGTTTCATTTTTGACTTGACTGGCAGAAATGCGGAGCAGGTGACTGAATTCTGGTCAAAGGTCGACAAAGGCAACGCCTTTGATCTATCCACCACACCATTATTTTCCAGAGTCAAGGATTACGGTTTTGTATCTGGAAGCAGCAGTCATGCCGCGCGGATTGCAACTATTCGCGATATTTACCAGCGTTATCACGTGCTGGTGGATACCCATACCGCAGATGGTTTGAAAGTCGGACAAGCACATCGTGAGGCGGGTGTGCCATTGATTTGTCTCGAAACCGCTTTGCCTGCCAAATTTTCTGAAAGCATCACGGAAGCCATTGGTTGCGAACCGGAACGTCCGGTCGGTTTCGAGAACCTGGAAGGCCTTCCGCAGCGGTATGTGGTTAAAGATGCGGATGTGCAAGCGATCAAGGATTATATTGATCAGCAATGTGAGATATCTGCGTAG
- a CDS encoding aminopeptidase: MLRISYILKISIVVIQVGWLSACANLSYYAQAVDGHFKVIHRSRPISTVIANPAVDPKLKQTLSKVVQMREFASQELKLPDNLSYTRYADLERPFVVWNVFASPELSLKLKKWCFVQVGCVNYRGFFSQAKAERYAEELRQDGYDVHVGGIRAYSTLGWFSDPVLNTFIGYSEMDLARLIFHELAHQVVYVPGDTAFNESFATAVEHEGVRRWFASNGTTFEQTALSIRQEREAIFTNLIFKHRKKLQELFHSNVSDSEKRIRKAHIFDELRTEFLHLKAEKSELASYDWWFGQTLNNALLATVSIYTQLLPAFKGILKQQGQDMQHFFDAVIRISKLPKHERNAILLKAAENNPQWNVVER; this comes from the coding sequence ATGTTACGGATTTCATATATCTTAAAAATCAGCATAGTTGTGATTCAGGTGGGTTGGCTCAGTGCTTGCGCCAACCTTTCGTATTATGCGCAGGCTGTCGATGGGCATTTTAAAGTGATACATCGTTCGCGACCGATTAGCACGGTAATTGCAAACCCGGCGGTTGATCCCAAATTAAAACAGACCTTGAGCAAAGTGGTGCAGATGCGTGAATTTGCCAGCCAGGAGTTAAAGCTGCCGGATAATCTGAGCTATACCCGTTATGCAGATTTAGAGCGTCCTTTTGTGGTTTGGAATGTTTTTGCTTCCCCCGAGCTTTCACTTAAACTCAAAAAATGGTGTTTTGTGCAGGTAGGATGTGTCAATTATCGCGGTTTTTTTTCTCAAGCAAAAGCCGAGCGTTATGCGGAAGAACTGCGGCAGGACGGGTACGATGTTCATGTCGGTGGAATTCGTGCCTATTCCACGCTCGGCTGGTTCAGTGACCCGGTGCTGAATACTTTTATCGGTTACTCCGAAATGGATCTTGCCCGGTTAATCTTTCATGAGTTGGCGCACCAGGTTGTTTATGTGCCGGGTGACACTGCTTTCAATGAATCTTTTGCCACGGCGGTCGAACATGAGGGTGTAAGGCGTTGGTTTGCAAGCAATGGCACAACTTTCGAACAAACAGCATTAAGTATCCGGCAGGAAAGGGAAGCAATTTTTACCAATTTAATATTCAAGCATCGAAAAAAATTGCAGGAACTCTTTCATTCGAATGTGAGCGACTCCGAGAAGCGTATCCGGAAAGCTCATATTTTTGATGAATTACGCACTGAATTTTTGCACCTGAAAGCTGAAAAAAGTGAGCTGGCCAGCTATGACTGGTGGTTTGGACAAACTTTGAATAATGCATTGCTGGCGACTGTTTCGATTTATACCCAATTATTACCGGCATTTAAGGGAATACTCAAACAGCAAGGTCAGGATATGCAACATTTCTTTGATGCAGTAATAAGAATCAGTAAGTTACCAAAACATGAGCGGAATGCAATACTACTGAAAGCTGCCGAAAACAATCCGCAGTGGAATGTCGTCGAACGGTAA